Proteins found in one Candidatus Nitrospira nitrificans genomic segment:
- a CDS encoding DEAD/DEAH box helicase: MPLTRFHPIIADWFASQVGRPTDVQLRAWPAIQSGTDALIAAPTGSGKTLAAFLSCIDSLFKQALNRELDDHTSVLYVSPLKALSNDIQKNLQKPLAEIGQLALQAGLLMPELRALVRTGDTPMADRQQMLKRPPHILVTTPESLFILLTAEKSRRLLQTVRTVIVDEIHALAPNKRGAHLALSLERLEALTHVKPQRIGLSATQRPIELVARFLVGSSRASRADGQLLIVPDSPADGCQLSAAGSSPCTIIDVGHRRELDLAVEVPKDELSAVATNAIWSDVYDRVAELVRHHRSTLVFVNTRRLAERVSHYLEERLKDLGPDVVAAHHGSLSRQIRLSAEERLKTGKTRVVIATASLELGIDVGTVDLVCQIGSTRAIATALQRIGRAGHWIHAIPKGRLFAMTRDELLECAALVRAILQGTLDRITVPPAPLDILAQQLVAASAGQTWVEEDLFSLCRRAFPYRALSRDDFDAVVRMLADGIATRRGRGLAYLYHDRINHRIKGRRGARLAAITSGGAIPDTANYAVVAEPDGTVVGSVDEDFAVESLAGDIMLLGNTSWRIKRVEAGKVRVEDARGAPPSIPFWRGEAPSRTAELSAEVASLRHEIAARASSPADSEYSVLSWLRHECALDPRGAQQAIEYVLMGKAVLGVVPTQETVVAERFFDESGGMQLVIHAPFGGRINKAWGLALRKRFCVTFDFELQAAATDNGLVISLGEKHSFPLESVFGYLHSNSVRDVLIQAVLLAPMFATRWRWNVSRSLALLRFANGKKVPPQIQRMRAEDLLAAVFPDAIACQENLTGERSARRMPDHPLVQETIRDCLTEAMDLDGLIEVLRKIESGAIACIAVDTPAPSVLSHEILNANPYAFLDDAPLEERRARAVDMRRTLPPDLLEQVGALDPAAIEEVRRESRPVVRDPDELHDALLTLVWVPEATFPQWQPYLPPLVESGRAVPLALHARLAESKQASHSPRIVGEAGFTPYEVRGWVATENRERVEQLFAAGDDSTLDAMMLGWMESIGPTTISELATRLHLSIEHVEHAMLRLEASGQVLRGRFTLHASRATNDEIEWCHRRLLTRIHRLTIGILRKDVEPVTASEFMRFVMQWQHVTPGSRQHGEAGLLQVIGQVAGFEAAASAWEPQLLRLRMAKYEPELLDRLCLSGAVGWGRLSPHPNLSQAGAMDRRRIVPTSLAPISLFPREDREWLMKVFHGEATPTLADRHAQLSVVAQDLCHVLQQQGASFFADLARVSHHLPAEVENGLWELVAAGLVTADGFDNLRALINPHRRRAEGRERTRRPRHAGGRWSLLRQEGRSSVTGQWSSAPDQVISLLRQLSEASHRPSAICSVEPVARQLLRRYGVVFRDLLARESLVQSWRDLLVQYRRMEMAGEVRGGRFVTGFTGEQFALPEAVEGLRALRKSGNLSAGIEVKISACDPLNLAGIVLPGPRIPAVPTNFLILKDGVVARTVIGRQGETAPFAQERIDARAVQQRS, translated from the coding sequence ATGCCACTCACTCGATTCCATCCGATCATCGCGGACTGGTTTGCTTCGCAGGTCGGCCGACCGACCGACGTTCAACTCCGAGCGTGGCCCGCGATCCAATCGGGAACGGATGCGTTGATCGCCGCGCCGACCGGATCGGGAAAGACGCTCGCGGCCTTTCTCTCCTGCATCGACAGCCTGTTTAAACAGGCGCTCAATCGTGAACTTGACGACCATACCTCCGTGCTCTATGTCTCGCCGCTCAAAGCGCTGAGCAACGATATACAAAAAAATCTCCAGAAACCGCTGGCGGAAATCGGACAGCTGGCGTTGCAAGCCGGGCTGCTGATGCCGGAACTACGCGCCTTGGTCCGCACCGGCGACACGCCCATGGCGGATCGGCAGCAGATGCTCAAGCGGCCGCCGCATATTCTCGTGACGACGCCGGAGTCCCTGTTCATCTTATTGACGGCCGAGAAGAGCCGGCGACTCTTGCAGACCGTGCGCACTGTGATCGTCGATGAAATTCATGCGTTGGCTCCGAACAAGCGCGGGGCTCACCTGGCGCTCTCGCTGGAACGACTGGAAGCGCTTACCCACGTGAAACCACAGCGGATCGGCCTCTCGGCGACGCAACGACCGATCGAGCTGGTCGCACGGTTTCTCGTCGGTAGCTCAAGGGCGTCACGTGCCGATGGTCAACTATTAATCGTTCCCGATTCACCGGCCGATGGCTGTCAGCTATCAGCCGCCGGCTCTTCTCCTTGCACGATCATCGACGTCGGCCATCGTCGTGAACTGGACCTCGCTGTGGAAGTGCCGAAGGATGAGCTGAGCGCCGTGGCGACCAATGCGATCTGGTCCGATGTCTACGATCGGGTGGCTGAGTTGGTTCGCCACCATCGCTCGACCCTGGTCTTTGTGAATACACGCCGGTTGGCTGAGCGCGTCTCCCATTACTTGGAGGAACGTCTCAAGGATTTGGGTCCCGATGTCGTGGCGGCTCATCACGGAAGCCTCTCGCGGCAGATCCGTCTCTCGGCGGAAGAGCGATTAAAAACGGGGAAAACACGCGTCGTAATCGCCACGGCCTCGCTGGAGTTGGGCATCGACGTCGGCACGGTCGATCTGGTCTGTCAGATCGGCTCGACGAGAGCCATCGCCACGGCGCTGCAACGGATCGGAAGGGCCGGCCATTGGATCCATGCGATTCCAAAAGGCCGGTTGTTTGCGATGACCAGGGATGAATTGCTGGAATGCGCGGCGTTGGTCCGCGCGATCCTGCAGGGGACGCTGGACCGGATCACCGTGCCGCCGGCTCCGCTCGACATTCTCGCTCAGCAGCTCGTTGCCGCGTCGGCCGGCCAGACTTGGGTAGAGGAAGACTTGTTCAGTCTCTGCCGACGAGCCTTTCCCTATCGCGCGTTGTCACGGGACGATTTCGATGCCGTGGTGCGGATGTTGGCCGATGGCATCGCGACGCGGCGAGGGCGGGGGCTGGCCTATCTCTACCACGACCGGATCAACCATCGGATCAAGGGGCGGCGCGGGGCGCGGCTCGCGGCGATCACGTCAGGGGGCGCCATTCCCGATACTGCCAACTATGCGGTCGTGGCGGAACCGGACGGCACGGTCGTCGGATCCGTCGATGAAGATTTCGCGGTGGAAAGTCTGGCCGGCGACATCATGTTGCTCGGCAATACGTCATGGCGGATCAAGAGGGTCGAGGCCGGAAAAGTGCGGGTGGAAGATGCGCGGGGGGCGCCGCCCAGCATTCCGTTCTGGCGAGGCGAGGCGCCGTCGCGCACGGCGGAACTCTCCGCGGAGGTCGCTTCACTTCGTCACGAGATCGCCGCGCGCGCGTCTTCTCCTGCCGATTCAGAGTACTCAGTCCTGTCGTGGCTTCGCCATGAATGCGCGCTCGATCCGCGCGGCGCGCAACAGGCCATCGAATATGTCCTGATGGGAAAAGCCGTGTTAGGGGTGGTGCCGACGCAGGAGACGGTTGTCGCTGAACGGTTCTTCGATGAAAGCGGAGGGATGCAGTTGGTGATCCATGCCCCGTTCGGCGGGCGGATCAACAAGGCCTGGGGACTCGCGCTACGCAAGCGGTTCTGCGTGACGTTCGATTTCGAGCTGCAGGCAGCGGCGACGGATAACGGCCTCGTGATTTCGCTGGGCGAGAAGCACAGTTTCCCCTTGGAGTCCGTCTTCGGCTATCTCCATTCCAACAGCGTGCGAGACGTCTTGATTCAAGCGGTGTTGCTGGCGCCGATGTTCGCCACGCGATGGCGGTGGAATGTCTCGCGATCGTTGGCGCTGTTGCGCTTTGCGAACGGCAAGAAGGTGCCGCCGCAGATTCAGCGCATGAGGGCCGAAGATCTGCTGGCGGCAGTGTTCCCCGATGCCATTGCCTGCCAGGAGAATCTGACAGGGGAACGGTCGGCACGTCGGATGCCTGACCACCCGCTCGTGCAGGAGACGATCCGTGATTGTCTGACCGAGGCGATGGATCTCGATGGGCTTATCGAAGTCCTGCGAAAGATCGAATCAGGCGCGATCGCCTGCATCGCGGTGGATACGCCGGCGCCGTCCGTTTTGTCGCACGAAATCTTGAACGCCAATCCGTACGCCTTCCTGGACGATGCGCCGCTGGAAGAACGGCGGGCGCGCGCCGTCGACATGCGCCGGACGCTGCCGCCCGATCTGTTGGAGCAGGTCGGCGCCTTGGATCCGGCCGCGATTGAAGAAGTTCGGCGTGAGTCCCGGCCGGTCGTGCGCGATCCGGATGAATTGCATGACGCGCTCCTGACACTGGTGTGGGTGCCTGAGGCGACCTTCCCACAATGGCAGCCGTATCTGCCGCCACTCGTGGAATCTGGTCGTGCCGTCCCTCTTGCGCTGCACGCTCGCCTCGCTGAGTCGAAGCAGGCTTCACACTCGCCTCGCATCGTCGGCGAAGCGGGCTTCACGCCTTACGAGGTCCGGGGCTGGGTGGCAACGGAGAATCGAGAACGGGTCGAGCAATTATTCGCGGCAGGCGATGACTCGACGCTCGATGCCATGATGCTCGGGTGGATGGAGAGCATCGGCCCAACGACCATCAGCGAACTCGCGACTCGGCTCCATCTTTCCATTGAGCACGTCGAGCATGCGATGCTCCGCCTCGAAGCCTCCGGCCAAGTTCTCCGCGGCCGGTTTACGCTTCACGCCTCACGAGCGACGAACGATGAGATTGAATGGTGCCACCGCCGCTTGCTGACCAGGATCCATCGTTTAACGATCGGGATTCTGCGCAAAGACGTTGAGCCGGTGACGGCGTCGGAATTCATGCGATTCGTGATGCAATGGCAGCATGTCACGCCGGGATCGCGTCAGCACGGAGAAGCCGGCCTGCTGCAAGTGATCGGACAAGTTGCAGGGTTCGAGGCGGCTGCGTCTGCGTGGGAACCACAGCTCTTGCGTCTTCGCATGGCGAAATACGAACCTGAGCTCCTGGATCGTCTCTGCCTGAGCGGCGCGGTCGGCTGGGGGCGCCTCTCGCCGCATCCGAACTTGTCACAAGCAGGCGCGATGGACCGGCGGCGTATTGTTCCAACCAGCCTCGCTCCCATCAGTCTCTTTCCTCGTGAAGACCGTGAGTGGTTGATGAAGGTGTTTCACGGTGAAGCAACTCCGACTCTCGCTGATCGCCATGCTCAACTGAGCGTGGTCGCGCAGGATCTGTGTCATGTGTTGCAACAACAAGGCGCCAGCTTTTTTGCCGATCTGGCGCGGGTGAGCCATCATCTTCCGGCGGAAGTCGAGAACGGGTTGTGGGAATTGGTGGCAGCCGGTCTGGTGACGGCCGATGGATTCGATAACCTCCGTGCCCTCATCAATCCCCATCGGCGACGGGCCGAAGGGCGTGAACGGACCCGTCGGCCCCGGCATGCGGGAGGACGGTGGTCGTTGCTGCGACAGGAGGGTCGGTCATCGGTCACTGGTCAATGGTCGTCGGCTCCGGATCAAGTCATCAGCCTGCTTCGCCAGCTCAGCGAGGCGAGCCATCGGCCATCAGCCATTTGCTCGGTTGAACCCGTCGCTCGCCAACTGCTTCGCCGCTACGGGGTCGTCTTTCGTGACCTGCTGGCGCGGGAATCGTTGGTTCAGTCGTGGCGGGATCTGCTGGTGCAGTATCGGCGGATGGAGATGGCGGGCGAGGTGAGGGGCGGGCGATTCGTGACGGGATTTACCGGCGAGCAATTCGCTCTGCCGGAGGCGGTGGAGGGGTTGCGCGCATTGCGCAAGAGCGGCAACCTGAGCGCCGGGATAGAGGTGAAGATTTCAGCCTGCGATCCGCTGAACCTCGCGGGGATTGTGTTGCCAGGGCCACGAATCCCGGCTGTACCGACAAACTTTCTCATCCTCAAAGATGGTGTTGTGGCGCGGACGGTCATCGGCCGTCAGGGTGAGACCGCGCCCTTCGCTCAAGAGCGGATCGATGCGCGGGCTGTGCAACAGCGTTCGTGA